A DNA window from Paenibacillus andongensis contains the following coding sequences:
- a CDS encoding flavodoxin — MSRIIIVFASMTGNTEEMADAIAEGLKEAGIEPVVKNVIDTNAEEITLYDGIILGSYTWGDGDLADDFLDFYDEMDDIQLDGKKAAVFGSCDSSYSEYGAAVDTLVTKLKELGAEVTLEGLKIELSPSKDDKALCRQFGKQFAQSLSV; from the coding sequence ATGAGTAGAATCATTATCGTGTTTGCAAGCATGACAGGTAATACGGAAGAGATGGCTGATGCGATTGCTGAAGGATTGAAAGAAGCAGGCATTGAGCCTGTTGTGAAGAATGTGATCGACACGAACGCTGAGGAAATTACCCTATATGACGGTATCATACTTGGCAGTTACACATGGGGAGACGGAGATTTAGCAGACGACTTCCTCGACTTTTACGATGAGATGGATGACATTCAGTTAGATGGGAAAAAGGCGGCAGTGTTCGGATCTTGTGATTCTTCCTATTCCGAATATGGGGCTGCCGTTGATACATTAGTAACGAAGCTAAAAGAATTGGGAGCGGAAGTAACTCTGGAAGGTTTAAAGATTGAATTGTCTCCTTCAAAGGATGACAAAGCCTTATGCCGACAATTCGGCAAACAGTTCGCGCAATCGTTGAGCGTGTAG
- a CDS encoding Cof-type HAD-IIB family hydrolase — MRYRLIALDVDGTLLNDEHELSERTIETIQEVHDQGCHIVLCTGRAPASTLPILEQLGLEGTMITHNGAATVHADERGQTLVNEFAFTIPEIEPMLDYVRREGIHFDVCTSFNMYIERISEYEKKMYQKFLINPKLVTDISELGLPIVKFTLFSQTELDRVQKEWEEQKLYGHLRMIRSGDLFIDVMGAEANKGNALKALAASLEIDPSEIMAIGNYYNDLEMMAFAGLGIAVENSPEGVKEAADAVTSSNNDEGVREAILKYCL, encoded by the coding sequence TTGAGATATCGATTAATTGCACTGGATGTAGACGGAACTCTTTTAAATGATGAGCATGAATTATCAGAGCGCACGATTGAAACAATTCAGGAGGTCCATGATCAAGGGTGTCACATTGTACTATGTACCGGAAGAGCTCCGGCCAGCACGCTGCCTATTCTTGAGCAGCTCGGGCTTGAGGGAACGATGATTACGCACAATGGCGCGGCGACAGTTCACGCGGATGAACGGGGTCAGACATTAGTGAATGAGTTTGCTTTTACGATTCCTGAAATTGAGCCTATGTTGGATTATGTGCGGAGAGAAGGCATTCATTTCGATGTTTGTACCTCTTTTAATATGTATATCGAACGGATCAGTGAGTACGAAAAAAAGATGTATCAAAAATTTCTGATCAACCCTAAACTCGTGACGGATATATCAGAGCTTGGGCTGCCGATCGTGAAATTTACACTTTTTAGCCAAACTGAGTTGGATCGAGTTCAAAAGGAATGGGAAGAACAGAAGCTATACGGTCATTTGCGGATGATTCGCAGTGGCGACCTCTTTATTGATGTGATGGGTGCAGAAGCCAATAAGGGCAACGCCTTGAAAGCTTTGGCTGCTTCATTAGAGATTGACCCTAGTGAAATCATGGCTATCGGCAACTACTATAATGATCTGGAAATGATGGCATTTGCCGGACTAGGCATTGCTGTGGAGAATTCACCAGAGGGTGTGAAAGAAGCAGCGGATGCGGTAACTTCCTCTAATAATGACGAGGGTGTACGTGAGGCGATCTTGAAATACTGTTTATAA
- a CDS encoding PKD domain-containing protein: protein MHQIYRQPSGKIWEHKGSKTIPVEFDGASGTPSPYPGNIPLWGRQRYTLVDNFNYSDSGTFGPDLRYSYQSPLYHANGASGDKVADYAKDIEGYAVTTAYEVPRATGWFFNQSSADPGDMGADITDPDKLDQSSISIIGAEKPSDDYGAIPLAYGKGDTPGTGMIRTMMLLDGSVPPDQIKDKPDSDGSGGMLRNYTMFAIGLWKGITYKYQMSIDVSYTAPVKADLSYISIDVGACVPQSTSVNITIKFKNIGVAIPSGDSFSVTLAADGTVFKTFIYSSGLGAGQTITESVPYTFSSMKSITMNLDSNDDIPEASASNNVLSQFITPVPSCTPSGGDFDGTTKADKPSISWKESDLIQADWTIPPGCTPVRGRFILSQTTGGYVQYGWSTLTSTATSDMSIFAYGMMGFIGYPGNMESGTVLIEYKLEDSCGGTSYFGSGTFVIGPKPPNRPPQFEIGWFADADYYSRTPLLDTIVGDRLNVRLLPEVAPNHYDPDDDYVTFEWKFADSTSNWIKSFPSLGYLKGEEKLTWLTAPNSVGDHKITARMCDDKGACTQKDATITVMRPEPIPCINVPNRVVQNRPLPANAINGACSKPAKNRTITEYFWTNNLPVYPNVGIETVTLEVKDNYGVRSLPENIAIKNINVVEDKPPVAVINLPIFAVRGNVQFRDLSYSPDGDVIVETSITYVYDSNDDGIFNDHMPLNIPISVGGPAILTAPKVGKYKLTVKTKEDWGLTNTRSYVVDIKNDSPEVSFSVTSANPEPPLFHTTSENEMLMAYGDHWQGSSLTNPNLNKVRDIGFTYNTATNGLTSHYGKQPFNGPATGLTITPEQYQKTTYNAWHTFPVPQLFNTQFLGNRYGVGSVGSIPFFDGTNIRIDGGLGNTYDYVQQKYVPNKPTPDNPGKFLAYDAKGGAYSLDYQAYNYNDNDYIEKWTIYRKTADGTVSWSRSGQYNYDGCSGDCSSSESGVRSPHGNLKLNNDGTKVSLGGTYSYGCWCVVTTWLDVETGLEVAANTVIPAPTLTGIYEDSEVYLYREQPMNLTTDTYSSGSSGSSSNQAGTVSEYFVSYNKQTGVTKKIEIFKDIYFNNRSRTTDGSVIRGDGSDSNSSTLIDVNYSVSADGYVYIVDGMNKIVVADKYANQLASYTTKGTRPTNTFSHEQTLQERFRYTVTSAGLSADGEFQVVLQEEHYKLRRWNFQWTSCGSCSVGSYVSHYDEDDSQSERKFYYYKINGGTTSPSSYAIAEIGQTMKKDTSIADADYVFDFLQSSVNTNANAPSGLIFRATNNNTMYRLEFTTNKISLSKLVGGVRTELRSTPVWLSTTSFNNIKVSVRGGKIKVRMGTVPIMEVTELALTEGTYGFFIGGYGSHFRNFYVKVPIVDNNKISDTGIAGEELTYSTEFVDPESDDHLISMDKWKYEHTNSTKFLDSGDGRSGLSAYHNQTVMGDPIKTLDKVGVYKLTFIGADDPTPVGFKYPNPAFAEYLSESDPYARNVLIHRRPIGVLNVSQDPYYNVSYDDQSYDPDRWLNNWTYSTEPTGIDYSATRGIVDRRYEYIKPDGTTVSGKLTRVKEMGAYTFRVAVKDEYGAWSDWAEAILWLDAPPANHAPFVDITSHTSTDMNNPSGSAGNNPLFTWNAVDYDADSRIVRSEIDVQQYYYNYYNNPQWQWFSMNNPNIVKVSNVLSDGHTVSLSYNYPMTVYSNLTYKVRIRVQDEQGDWSGWSERYFALGFPPTATLTFPNGTQANPTPISDGVLKPSWNQNDPDVPTEYRSFQYRILNANGTQVQYNQYGYVYDAQRYGSFAHSCSYDSDNNSWNNCDYYTIATTWNTHPTEWFGLSLIQGQNGPFQVQVRVHDGRYWSAWSNSGWFTMNRPPVANMTIPSGTQAAPTIFSELRPTFEWNQTDPDPGTTFTYFQMQITNEANDVLLLDSGQFYQGTVSNVGSWMVNQELPAGQKLRVRVRVFDGVTWSDYSAQTWFYINRAPVAEFDWTPKPVWEGDVVTSMNTSFDPDGDVLTYAWKLEQPDGVTSTFSTKDISHRFLKPGMYKVSLTVSDGRLSNTVVKMISAMPLTIRSDVTYTDNWLILHEKSGHQTVSAPKEFYSGEIFIVSSKSSPAPVDEVTAWIDTTGLDGHALYVSERLVAAGGDATSFSGELFDAKFQSFAEGLPQGLQTIHFQIRYHNGIVKTEDIPVQIIGNVNKSVGVHRVQ, encoded by the coding sequence ATGCACCAAATATATCGTCAACCATCCGGTAAAATATGGGAACACAAGGGATCAAAGACTATTCCGGTTGAGTTCGATGGTGCTAGTGGAACCCCTTCTCCTTATCCAGGAAATATCCCATTGTGGGGACGACAAAGATACACTTTAGTTGACAATTTTAATTATAGTGACTCTGGCACTTTTGGACCTGACTTACGTTACTCCTATCAGTCACCTCTATATCACGCTAACGGTGCTAGTGGCGATAAAGTAGCTGATTACGCTAAAGATATAGAAGGCTATGCTGTTACCACAGCATATGAAGTGCCTCGTGCCACTGGTTGGTTTTTTAATCAATCTTCTGCCGACCCTGGAGATATGGGAGCCGATATCACCGATCCGGATAAATTAGATCAAAGTAGTATATCAATAATTGGGGCTGAAAAGCCGAGTGATGATTATGGTGCGATACCATTAGCTTATGGTAAAGGTGACACTCCAGGAACGGGTATGATCCGTACTATGATGTTATTGGACGGATCGGTTCCCCCTGATCAAATTAAAGATAAACCTGACTCTGACGGATCTGGTGGGATGCTTCGTAACTATACAATGTTCGCTATCGGCCTTTGGAAAGGCATCACCTACAAATACCAAATGTCCATAGACGTTTCTTACACCGCCCCAGTTAAAGCAGATCTATCTTACATCTCAATCGACGTCGGAGCCTGTGTACCACAAAGTACAAGCGTAAATATTACAATTAAATTTAAAAATATCGGTGTAGCAATTCCAAGTGGTGATTCCTTCAGTGTGACTCTAGCTGCGGATGGCACGGTGTTCAAGACTTTCATCTATTCCTCAGGATTAGGTGCAGGTCAGACGATAACCGAATCGGTGCCATATACATTCAGTAGCATGAAGAGCATCACCATGAATCTAGATTCGAATGATGATATTCCCGAGGCAAGTGCCAGCAATAACGTGCTGAGTCAATTCATTACGCCAGTCCCAAGTTGTACGCCAAGTGGAGGGGATTTTGATGGAACTACCAAAGCTGACAAACCTTCGATCTCTTGGAAAGAGAGTGATTTGATTCAAGCAGACTGGACGATTCCACCGGGTTGTACGCCAGTGCGCGGTAGATTCATCTTGTCCCAAACAACGGGCGGTTATGTGCAATATGGCTGGAGTACATTAACCAGTACGGCAACAAGTGACATGTCGATTTTTGCTTATGGGATGATGGGATTCATCGGTTATCCGGGTAATATGGAAAGTGGGACCGTTCTTATCGAGTATAAACTTGAAGATAGTTGCGGGGGGACTTCATACTTCGGATCAGGGACTTTTGTAATCGGTCCAAAACCTCCGAATCGACCACCTCAATTTGAGATCGGATGGTTTGCTGATGCTGATTATTACAGCAGGACTCCTTTGCTCGATACCATTGTAGGAGACCGACTGAATGTGAGGTTGCTTCCCGAGGTTGCGCCTAACCACTATGACCCTGATGATGACTATGTTACTTTTGAGTGGAAGTTTGCTGATAGTACTAGTAACTGGATTAAAAGTTTCCCATCTCTAGGTTATCTAAAAGGAGAGGAAAAGTTAACTTGGTTAACCGCTCCAAATTCCGTTGGCGATCATAAGATTACAGCTAGAATGTGTGATGATAAGGGAGCTTGTACGCAGAAGGATGCAACAATAACAGTCATGCGCCCGGAGCCAATTCCCTGTATTAATGTGCCAAACCGCGTCGTACAAAACCGTCCTCTTCCAGCTAACGCAATTAATGGAGCATGCAGCAAACCAGCTAAAAACAGAACGATAACGGAGTATTTCTGGACGAATAATCTCCCCGTTTATCCGAATGTTGGTATCGAGACTGTTACCTTAGAAGTAAAGGACAATTACGGAGTACGCAGCTTGCCAGAAAACATAGCAATTAAAAACATAAACGTTGTCGAGGATAAGCCTCCAGTAGCCGTCATCAACCTGCCTATTTTTGCTGTTAGAGGAAATGTTCAATTCAGGGATTTATCTTACAGTCCTGATGGGGATGTAATCGTAGAAACGTCAATTACCTATGTGTATGATAGCAATGACGATGGAATTTTTAACGATCATATGCCATTAAATATACCGATATCCGTTGGTGGACCGGCAATTCTTACAGCTCCTAAGGTAGGTAAGTATAAATTAACGGTAAAAACAAAGGAGGATTGGGGTTTAACGAATACCAGAAGCTATGTTGTTGATATCAAAAATGATTCCCCCGAAGTTTCATTCTCTGTCACAAGCGCAAATCCAGAACCCCCTTTATTTCATACAACCTCGGAAAATGAAATGCTAATGGCATATGGAGATCATTGGCAAGGCTCTTCTTTAACTAATCCTAATTTGAATAAAGTGAGAGATATTGGATTTACATACAACACTGCTACCAATGGTTTAACATCTCATTATGGTAAACAGCCCTTCAATGGACCTGCAACAGGATTAACGATTACTCCTGAACAGTACCAAAAAACAACCTATAACGCTTGGCATACCTTCCCCGTTCCTCAGTTATTTAACACACAATTTTTGGGTAATAGATACGGAGTTGGTTCTGTTGGTTCCATTCCATTTTTTGATGGGACGAACATCAGGATAGATGGAGGTTTGGGAAATACTTATGATTATGTTCAACAGAAGTATGTTCCTAATAAGCCCACACCGGATAATCCAGGAAAGTTTCTAGCCTATGATGCTAAAGGTGGCGCCTATTCGTTAGATTACCAAGCCTACAATTATAACGATAATGATTATATTGAAAAATGGACTATTTATCGTAAAACAGCTGACGGTACAGTATCTTGGAGTCGTTCTGGTCAATACAATTATGATGGATGTTCTGGCGACTGTTCATCTAGTGAAAGTGGCGTAAGATCACCTCATGGTAACTTAAAATTAAACAATGATGGAACTAAGGTATCACTTGGAGGTACCTATTCCTATGGATGTTGGTGTGTAGTAACTACTTGGCTTGACGTTGAGACTGGGTTAGAAGTAGCTGCGAATACTGTAATTCCTGCACCTACACTTACGGGTATTTATGAAGACTCAGAAGTTTATCTGTATCGAGAACAACCAATGAATCTAACTACGGATACATATAGTTCTGGAAGTTCGGGTTCTAGTAGTAACCAAGCTGGCACCGTCAGTGAATACTTTGTTTCTTATAACAAACAAACAGGTGTTACGAAGAAGATAGAAATATTCAAAGATATTTACTTCAATAATCGTTCAAGGACTACAGATGGCAGTGTAATTCGAGGGGACGGTTCAGATAGCAATAGTTCAACTTTAATTGATGTGAATTATTCTGTTTCGGCTGACGGATATGTCTATATCGTTGACGGTATGAACAAAATCGTAGTTGCTGATAAGTATGCAAACCAACTAGCTTCATATACGACCAAAGGAACTAGACCAACTAATACTTTCTCTCACGAACAAACGCTTCAAGAGAGGTTTAGATATACGGTAACTTCGGCAGGATTAAGTGCAGATGGAGAATTTCAAGTCGTTCTTCAAGAAGAGCACTATAAGTTGAGAAGATGGAATTTCCAATGGACGTCTTGTGGTTCTTGTAGTGTAGGCAGCTATGTTTCTCATTATGATGAAGATGATAGTCAATCAGAACGTAAATTCTACTACTATAAGATAAATGGTGGAACGACTAGTCCTTCTAGCTATGCTATAGCAGAAATTGGTCAAACCATGAAGAAGGATACGAGTATTGCAGACGCAGATTACGTGTTCGATTTCTTACAATCTAGTGTGAATACGAATGCGAATGCTCCTTCGGGTTTAATCTTTAGAGCAACGAATAACAATACGATGTATCGATTAGAGTTTACAACTAACAAAATAAGCTTATCGAAGCTTGTTGGTGGTGTGCGTACCGAATTACGGTCAACGCCAGTCTGGTTGTCTACGACGTCTTTTAACAACATAAAGGTTAGTGTCAGAGGTGGAAAAATAAAGGTGCGGATGGGTACAGTTCCTATTATGGAAGTAACCGAACTTGCCTTAACAGAAGGTACGTATGGATTTTTCATAGGCGGATATGGTTCTCACTTCCGTAACTTCTATGTCAAAGTGCCGATTGTAGATAACAATAAAATTAGTGATACCGGCATTGCGGGGGAAGAACTGACGTACTCTACGGAGTTTGTGGATCCTGAAAGTGATGATCATTTGATTAGTATGGATAAATGGAAGTACGAGCATACGAACTCTACGAAGTTTTTGGATTCGGGAGATGGTAGAAGTGGACTTTCGGCTTATCATAATCAGACAGTCATGGGTGATCCGATAAAAACGTTAGACAAAGTAGGGGTCTATAAATTAACCTTCATTGGTGCAGATGATCCTACGCCAGTTGGCTTTAAATATCCAAATCCAGCCTTCGCCGAGTACTTATCTGAATCTGACCCGTACGCAAGAAATGTTTTGATCCATCGTAGACCTATAGGGGTTTTGAATGTAAGTCAAGATCCATATTATAACGTATCTTATGATGATCAAAGCTATGATCCAGATCGTTGGTTAAACAACTGGACCTACTCTACGGAACCAACTGGGATTGATTACTCCGCTACTCGCGGAATCGTTGATCGAAGATATGAGTACATTAAGCCAGATGGTACTACGGTTAGCGGTAAATTAACGAGAGTGAAAGAAATGGGGGCTTACACATTTAGGGTGGCTGTTAAAGACGAATACGGAGCATGGTCGGATTGGGCTGAAGCTATTTTGTGGCTAGACGCACCACCTGCGAATCATGCGCCATTCGTTGATATTACGAGCCATACGAGTACGGATATGAATAATCCGTCTGGATCAGCAGGGAATAATCCTTTATTTACTTGGAATGCGGTAGATTACGATGCTGATAGCCGAATTGTTCGCTCGGAAATTGATGTGCAACAATACTACTATAATTATTATAATAATCCGCAATGGCAATGGTTTAGCATGAATAACCCAAATATTGTAAAAGTCTCTAACGTACTCAGTGATGGTCATACAGTTTCATTAAGCTATAACTATCCAATGACTGTGTACTCCAATCTAACTTACAAGGTTAGAATTAGGGTACAGGATGAACAAGGAGATTGGTCGGGATGGTCGGAAAGGTATTTTGCATTAGGATTCCCTCCCACGGCTACATTGACGTTCCCTAATGGAACCCAAGCCAATCCTACCCCTATTTCTGACGGAGTTTTGAAACCATCTTGGAATCAGAATGATCCAGATGTCCCTACGGAGTATCGTAGTTTCCAATACCGTATTCTAAATGCTAATGGTACTCAAGTTCAGTATAACCAATATGGGTACGTATACGATGCTCAAAGATATGGTAGCTTTGCGCACTCTTGTAGCTATGATAGTGACAATAACTCTTGGAACAACTGTGATTACTATACTATCGCTACTACTTGGAATACTCATCCTACAGAGTGGTTTGGTCTTTCGTTAATTCAAGGTCAAAATGGCCCTTTCCAAGTTCAAGTTAGAGTGCATGATGGAAGATACTGGTCGGCGTGGTCTAATTCCGGTTGGTTCACTATGAATAGGCCTCCAGTAGCCAACATGACGATTCCAAGCGGGACGCAAGCTGCGCCTACCATTTTCTCCGAGCTGCGCCCTACCTTTGAGTGGAACCAAACCGATCCAGATCCGGGTACAACCTTCACGTATTTCCAAATGCAAATAACCAACGAGGCTAACGATGTACTGTTGCTGGATTCAGGGCAGTTCTACCAAGGAACTGTTTCTAACGTGGGGAGTTGGATGGTCAATCAGGAGCTTCCAGCCGGTCAAAAACTCCGCGTCAGAGTTAGAGTATTTGATGGGGTTACTTGGTCAGATTATTCCGCTCAAACTTGGTTTTATATCAATCGAGCACCTGTAGCCGAATTTGACTGGACACCAAAGCCGGTTTGGGAGGGGGATGTAGTGACAAGCATGAATACATCTTTTGACCCAGATGGTGATGTTCTAACCTATGCGTGGAAATTAGAGCAGCCTGACGGGGTTACTTCCACTTTTTCTACTAAAGATATCTCTCATCGATTCCTTAAGCCTGGTATGTATAAGGTGTCGTTAACAGTATCCGATGGACGTCTTTCTAACACCGTAGTTAAAATGATTTCGGCGATGCCGTTGACGATTCGTTCGGATGTCACTTATACAGACAACTGGCTGATTTTGCATGAAAAGAGCGGTCACCAGACGGTTTCGGCACCTAAGGAATTCTACTCTGGGGAAATTTTCATCGTTTCTAGCAAGAGTTCACCTGCTCCTGTAGACGAAGTGACAGCTTGGATCGATACGACAGGGTTAGATGGGCATGCACTATATGTATCTGAACGTTTAGTTGCAGCAGGAGGGGATGCGACCTCTTTTAGCGGAGAACTGTTTGATGCGAAATTCCAGTCATTTGCGGAGGGCTTGCCTCAAGGACTGCAAACCATTCATTTTCAAATTCGTTACCACAACGGTATTGTGAAAACGGAGGACATTCCAGTCCAAATTATTGGCAATGTCAATAAATCAGTAGGCGTTCATAGGGTTCAATAA
- a CDS encoding S-layer homology domain-containing protein encodes MKKKYSIILCSVLCAASIGYDAINSSAQSPIKFMDTSQHWAEQSIQTAVEKKYVDGYEDGSFKPDLPISRAEFIKMLASAAGEKVEKVEGNDWFVPYVNRLKELSVIPVEFPERYNEPLQRFEMAMLSARSVDKTLKGSMLDAVKLGLIHGVSTTDLAPYGTSTRAQAITIIERILSAKRGEKLVVDKYAASAAEIAETGSNVGTMLGLKPKEIGTTWKYSEGVAVKLNKLIVADPADPDDPYMKLIDMRTWGKSTSKTDNKVILANFTVVASEAGVGAPDMLPTQVLTQLGTSDELLLTEQALTGWMEFNKPQTHEGFVAYALPNRIANLGIVFDILYNKTILASK; translated from the coding sequence ATGAAAAAAAAGTATTCAATTATTTTATGTTCGGTATTATGCGCAGCTTCCATTGGGTATGATGCGATTAACTCCTCAGCACAAAGCCCTATCAAGTTCATGGACACATCTCAGCATTGGGCGGAACAGTCTATTCAAACAGCAGTGGAAAAGAAATACGTCGATGGCTATGAAGATGGTAGTTTTAAACCGGATTTACCGATTAGCCGTGCAGAGTTTATCAAAATGTTAGCTTCTGCGGCAGGTGAAAAAGTAGAAAAGGTTGAGGGGAATGATTGGTTCGTTCCTTATGTTAACAGGCTGAAGGAGTTAAGTGTTATCCCTGTGGAATTTCCGGAAAGATATAATGAGCCACTACAACGTTTTGAAATGGCTATGTTAAGCGCTCGGAGTGTGGATAAAACTCTGAAGGGGTCAATGCTTGATGCAGTGAAGCTAGGGCTGATTCATGGAGTTAGCACGACTGATTTAGCGCCTTATGGGACAAGTACTCGTGCACAGGCGATCACGATTATTGAGCGTATTTTGTCTGCGAAACGTGGGGAGAAATTAGTAGTTGATAAATATGCTGCCAGTGCTGCTGAGATTGCTGAGACTGGTAGTAATGTGGGTACAATGCTTGGTTTGAAGCCAAAGGAGATTGGAACCACTTGGAAATATTCTGAGGGCGTTGCGGTTAAGTTGAATAAACTTATCGTTGCCGACCCTGCTGATCCGGATGATCCATATATGAAGCTTATTGACATGCGAACTTGGGGTAAGTCCACAAGCAAAACAGACAACAAAGTTATTTTGGCAAACTTCACTGTGGTAGCCTCTGAAGCTGGTGTTGGCGCACCTGACATGTTGCCAACACAAGTTTTGACGCAATTAGGCACTTCTGATGAGCTTCTTCTTACTGAGCAAGCCTTAACTGGGTGGATGGAATTTAATAAACCACAGACCCATGAGGGTTTTGTTGCTTACGCCCTGCCTAATAGAATTGCTAATCTTGGAATTGTATTTGATATTCTATACAATAAAACAATTTTAGCATCTAAATAG
- a CDS encoding glycosyltransferase, whose translation MEQASVLLIEHLKQHKYKEAEFAAKDLIRTNPLEAQNWVFLGEALMHQGYGDAANKVFQRAWLLDPEATWVVPVLDALKSIPVGDERVDIEGLLHVRKVTITAGIITYNMESTIERCLDSLQGAVDHIVLIDCSTDRTVERASQYPNVTIVPYVWMDDFAAARNEGLLHMHTDWVFWIDADEYLVKEDLEAVREAAGVYHDTPLPAILCLWQINLIQNHVKHNFAQARLFPLHHGLRYWGRVHEQVGTESGVYNKETLRHKVKVRVFHDGYEPTVMESKQKIERNLKLLRLMIEEEPDNPAWWFYLGRELLGEGKVDEAVEVLVEAEDRAVPHPFFGRLLDVYKYLMDIYYRGQNWEQTSVYCFKALAYQSDFPDAHYMLAQVRMKQADQLYREAESGFKQAREAFHTYRSIVSPDHEIGEWKVDVALAEIAQRAGKSSVARSIYTNTLQHFPQMANLLGKRLATIEAERQRLNKSQ comes from the coding sequence ATGGAACAAGCTAGCGTGCTGCTCATCGAGCATTTAAAACAACATAAATACAAAGAGGCGGAGTTTGCAGCGAAAGATTTGATTCGTACCAATCCCCTAGAGGCGCAGAATTGGGTGTTTCTAGGGGAGGCTTTGATGCATCAAGGCTATGGAGACGCAGCAAATAAGGTATTTCAGCGGGCTTGGTTGCTTGATCCTGAGGCGACGTGGGTCGTACCGGTATTGGATGCCCTCAAATCAATCCCAGTTGGTGATGAAAGAGTGGATATCGAGGGCCTTCTTCATGTGAGGAAGGTAACGATAACTGCGGGAATCATAACCTACAATATGGAGAGCACAATTGAACGATGCTTAGACTCGCTCCAGGGGGCTGTCGATCATATAGTACTCATTGACTGTTCCACGGACAGGACAGTAGAGCGGGCTTCCCAGTATCCAAATGTGACAATCGTTCCATATGTATGGATGGATGATTTTGCTGCCGCACGGAACGAGGGTCTGCTGCACATGCATACTGATTGGGTATTTTGGATTGATGCTGATGAGTACTTAGTGAAGGAAGATTTGGAGGCGGTTCGGGAAGCCGCGGGTGTCTATCATGACACACCATTACCTGCAATCTTATGCCTCTGGCAAATTAACTTGATTCAAAACCATGTGAAGCATAACTTTGCACAAGCTCGTCTGTTCCCTCTTCACCACGGACTTCGTTATTGGGGTCGTGTTCACGAGCAGGTGGGTACAGAATCAGGCGTTTATAATAAAGAAACACTTCGACATAAGGTCAAAGTAAGAGTGTTTCACGATGGATATGAGCCCACTGTCATGGAGAGTAAACAGAAAATTGAACGCAATTTGAAATTACTCCGGCTTATGATCGAAGAAGAGCCCGATAACCCTGCATGGTGGTTTTATTTGGGCCGCGAGTTACTTGGAGAGGGCAAAGTGGATGAAGCTGTTGAGGTGCTTGTGGAAGCTGAAGACAGAGCAGTTCCTCATCCGTTCTTTGGAAGACTGCTCGATGTGTATAAATACCTCATGGATATTTATTATCGTGGACAAAATTGGGAGCAAACATCAGTTTATTGTTTTAAGGCTTTAGCATATCAATCAGATTTCCCTGATGCTCATTACATGCTCGCTCAAGTTAGAATGAAACAGGCGGATCAACTGTATAGAGAAGCAGAATCAGGCTTCAAACAAGCGAGAGAGGCATTCCATACGTATCGGAGTATTGTCTCACCGGATCATGAAATTGGTGAATGGAAAGTTGATGTAGCACTTGCAGAGATAGCACAACGGGCGGGAAAATCCTCCGTCGCTAGATCCATTTATACCAACACTTTACAACATTTTCCACAAATGGCCAACTTACTTGGTAAACGACTTGCAACCATCGAAGCCGAACGCCAACGCTTAAATAAATCACAATAG
- a CDS encoding nitroreductase family protein — MSTEVKSEVLKVLEDRHSVKQYQVGHKMPKADLDQLLKSTSQAPSSWNLQHWKLLVIDDQAQKEKLLPIAYGQKQIVESSVVIAILGDLEANKNTERVFGPAVEAGHMPKELYDTLAGQIEGAYQYPQVARDEAIRNGSLAAMQLMIAAKAMGYDTCPMGGYDAAKFVEAFNVPARYVPVMLISVGLAATPARPSGRLPLDQIIVSNSF; from the coding sequence ATGAGTACAGAAGTTAAATCCGAAGTTTTGAAAGTTTTAGAAGACCGTCATTCCGTCAAGCAATATCAAGTTGGGCACAAAATGCCGAAAGCCGATCTAGATCAGTTGTTGAAGTCAACATCTCAAGCACCATCTTCATGGAACCTTCAACACTGGAAGCTTCTCGTTATTGATGATCAAGCTCAAAAAGAGAAATTGCTTCCTATCGCATATGGACAAAAGCAAATCGTTGAAAGCTCCGTTGTTATCGCTATTCTAGGCGATCTCGAAGCTAACAAAAACACAGAACGCGTTTTTGGTCCAGCAGTTGAAGCTGGCCACATGCCAAAAGAATTGTATGACACACTTGCTGGTCAAATCGAAGGCGCATATCAATACCCACAAGTTGCTCGTGACGAAGCTATTCGTAACGGATCCTTAGCAGCTATGCAGCTTATGATTGCTGCAAAAGCAATGGGCTATGACACTTGTCCTATGGGTGGTTATGATGCTGCTAAATTCGTTGAAGCTTTCAACGTTCCAGCACGTTATGTACCTGTAATGTTGATTAGCGTAGGTTTGGCAGCAACTCCAGCAAGACCTTCAGGACGCCTTCCTCTGGATCAAATCATCGTTTCCAACTCATTTTAA